The following are encoded together in the Gasterosteus aculeatus chromosome 7, fGasAcu3.hap1.1, whole genome shotgun sequence genome:
- the pou4f3 gene encoding POU domain, class 4, transcription factor 3 → MMTMNGKQHFSMHPALHEPKYPGLHSGSEGMRRVCLPAPQLQGNIFGGFDESLLARAEALAAADSIVSHGKSHPFKPDVTYHTMSSVPCTSASSSSSATVPISHVPSTIASHHHHHHHHLGQTLEAGDLLDHLSNSLSMTGMGAPEPPGMTASGHHHHHHHQHPHHHLQTMGQLHQAMANMAHPHSLSVHGGMGCVNDVESDPRELEAFAERFKQRRIKLGVTQADVGSALANLKIPGVGSLSQSTICRFESLTLSHNNMIALKPVLQAWLEEAEAAYREKSTKPDLFSGNERKRKRTSIAAPEKRSLEAYFAIQPRPSSEKIAAIAEKLDLKKNVVRVWFCNQRQKQKRMKYSAVH, encoded by the exons atgatgacCATGAACGGCAAACAGCATTTCTCCATGCACCCGGCTCTGCACGAGCCCAAGTACCCCGGCCTGCACTCAGGCTCGGAGGGCATGCGCAGAGTCTGTCTGCCCGCCCCGCAG CTGCAGGGCAATATATTCGGAGGCTTTGATGAGAGCCTGCTGGCACGGGCAGAGGCTCTGGCAGCTGCTGACAGCATTGTCTCTCACGGCAAGAGTCACCCCTTCAAACCAGACGTGACTTACCATACCATGAGCAGTGTCCCCTGCACCTCagcatcctcttcttcctccgccacCGTGCCCATCTCCCACGTGCCCTCCACCATCGCctcccaccaccatcaccaccaccaccacctcggaCAGACGCTGGAGGCCGGGGACCTCCTGGACCACCTCTCCAACAGCCTGTCCATGACCGGGATGGGCGCACCGGAGCCTCCCGGGATGACCGCGTCGgggcaccaccaccaccaccaccaccagcaccctcACCACCACCTACAGACCATGGGGCAGCTGCACCAGGCGATGGCCAACATGGCCCACCCTCACTCGCTGTCCGTGCACGGCGGTATGGGATGCGTCAACGACGTGGAGTCGGATCCCAGGGAGCTGGAAGCCTTTGCCGAGCGGTTCAAGCAGAGGAGGATCAAGCTCGGGGTGACGCAGGCAGACGTCGGGTCGGCACTGGCCAACCTCAAGATCCCCGGCGTGGGCTCCTTGAGCCAGAGCACCATCTGCAGGTTCGAGTCCCTCACGTTGTCCCACAACAACATGATAGCGCTCAAGCCGGTTCTCCAGGCCTggctggaggaggcggaggctgcGTACCGGGAGAAGAGCACCAAGCCGGACCTTTTCAGCGGGAacgagaggaaaaggaagcgcaCCTCGATCGCCGCGCCGGAGAAGCGCTCGTTGGAGGCTTACTTTGCTATCCAGCCGCGGCCCTCCTCGGAAAAAATTGCCGCCATCGCCGAAAAACTGGACCTGAAAAAGAATGTGGTCCGAGTCTGGTTTTGTAACCAGCGGCAGAAACAGAAACGAATGAAATACTCTGCGGTGCACTGA